In Streptomyces alboniger, the following are encoded in one genomic region:
- a CDS encoding substrate-binding and VWA domain-containing protein: protein MGRHSLPDERGTDVPDPRPRARGRTVALTTALVLVVAGGAAAAVGGGVLSFGGSCEDDAVRLDVVAAPDVTPALRAAADHAREKEVTSDGHCIDVHVTARDSYKVADELRAGKGDPEYDVWVPDSDLWVRRVGLGTERTKVSPAGNIASSPVGIAVLPSAAKSLGWPKKTYDWQQLATATLKGDQVRLGAADPARSATGLLALAKLGASARKQGGEEGDTRTAALAKALSTRTTDTDGRLLDTLARDGSAAEQGGPRRNEALILSEQAAFEHNASAARKNSLGLFYPKDGSPRLDYPYTLVADDEMSTDTSRAALRFMAMVSDEDGRKILAERGFRTDPDRPSARLLTAAGARSPQPYAREASEPPSDKEVQEILGMWTITVQSARLSTVVDASESMSQLVPGRAQSRMEVTKSSLARALEGFTDEDEIGLWEFATRLDGARDYRELEPTERLGEHRGGATHRDRLTKAFRALQPVPGGATGLYDTTLAAYKEARSTYVSGKFNALVILTDGANQDPAGISRSSLIAQLKELSEPERPLPVIAIAVGPDADKDEVQQIAAATGGSGHQVDDPAQIHAVILEAIMKAGSNRP, encoded by the coding sequence ATGGGACGTCACAGCTTGCCCGATGAGCGCGGGACGGATGTGCCCGACCCCCGCCCTCGCGCCCGTGGCCGCACGGTCGCCCTCACCACGGCTCTCGTTCTCGTGGTCGCGGGGGGCGCGGCGGCAGCGGTCGGCGGCGGGGTGCTCTCCTTCGGCGGTTCGTGCGAAGACGACGCCGTGCGCCTGGACGTCGTCGCCGCACCCGATGTGACGCCCGCGCTGCGCGCCGCCGCCGACCACGCCCGGGAGAAGGAGGTCACCTCGGACGGCCACTGCATCGACGTACACGTCACCGCGCGCGACTCGTACAAGGTGGCCGACGAACTCCGGGCCGGCAAGGGCGATCCGGAGTACGACGTGTGGGTCCCGGACTCGGACCTGTGGGTGCGGCGCGTCGGCCTCGGCACCGAGCGGACGAAGGTCTCCCCCGCGGGCAACATCGCCTCGTCACCTGTCGGCATCGCCGTGCTGCCGTCCGCCGCCAAGTCCCTGGGCTGGCCCAAGAAGACCTACGACTGGCAGCAGTTGGCCACCGCCACCCTGAAGGGCGACCAAGTGCGCCTGGGCGCCGCCGACCCGGCGCGCAGCGCGACGGGCCTGCTCGCCCTCGCCAAGCTCGGCGCGTCCGCGAGGAAGCAGGGCGGCGAGGAGGGCGACACGCGAACAGCAGCCCTGGCCAAGGCACTGTCCACGCGCACCACCGACACCGACGGCCGGCTCCTGGACACCCTTGCCCGCGACGGATCCGCCGCCGAACAGGGCGGACCCCGCCGCAACGAGGCGCTGATCCTCTCCGAACAGGCGGCGTTCGAGCACAACGCCTCGGCGGCCCGCAAGAACAGCCTCGGCCTGTTCTACCCCAAGGACGGCTCGCCCCGGCTCGACTACCCGTACACGCTGGTCGCCGACGACGAGATGTCCACCGACACCAGCCGCGCGGCGCTGCGCTTCATGGCGATGGTCAGCGACGAGGACGGCCGGAAGATCCTCGCGGAGCGCGGTTTCAGAACCGATCCCGACCGGCCCTCCGCCCGGCTCCTCACCGCCGCGGGCGCCCGCTCCCCGCAGCCGTACGCGCGCGAGGCCTCCGAGCCGCCCTCCGACAAGGAGGTCCAGGAGATCCTCGGCATGTGGACGATCACGGTGCAGAGCGCCCGGCTCAGCACGGTCGTCGACGCGTCGGAGTCCATGAGCCAACTGGTCCCGGGCCGCGCCCAGTCCCGTATGGAGGTCACCAAGTCGTCCCTGGCGCGGGCCCTAGAGGGCTTCACGGACGAGGACGAGATCGGCCTGTGGGAGTTCGCCACCCGCCTCGACGGCGCGCGTGACTACCGCGAGCTGGAACCGACCGAGCGGCTCGGGGAGCACAGGGGCGGTGCCACCCACCGCGACAGGCTGACGAAGGCCTTCAGGGCTCTGCAACCCGTGCCCGGCGGCGCCACCGGCCTGTACGACACCACGCTCGCCGCCTATAAGGAAGCCCGGTCGACGTACGTGAGCGGCAAGTTCAACGCCCTCGTGATCCTGACCGACGGCGCGAACCAGGACCCGGCCGGCATCTCGCGCAGCTCCCTCATCGCACAGCTGAAGGAGCTGTCCGAACCCGAGCGGCCGCTGCCGGTCATCGCGATCGCCGTCGGCCCCGACGCGGACAAGGACGAGGTCCAGCAGATCGCCGCGGCCACCGGAGGCTCCGGCCACCAGGTCGACGACCCGGCGCAGATCCACGCGGTCATCCTGGAGGCCATCATGAAGGCGGGCAGCAACCGGCCCTGA
- a CDS encoding DUF5999 family protein codes for MCQHQPPCPTADSADREAALLMASHPEQGWSLLCNGVLLFEDTGELLPDGQIIAPHRPLGTDQIMTAA; via the coding sequence ATGTGCCAGCACCAACCACCGTGCCCGACAGCCGACTCCGCCGACCGGGAAGCCGCGCTCCTCATGGCGAGCCACCCGGAGCAGGGCTGGAGCCTGCTGTGCAACGGCGTCCTGCTCTTCGAGGACACCGGTGAGCTGCTGCCGGACGGCCAGATCATCGCCCCGCACCGACCGCTGGGCACCGACCAGATCATGACTGCCGCCTGA
- the gcvP gene encoding aminomethyl-transferring glycine dehydrogenase: protein MTATNRIPLSELEQGIPFEQRHIGPDAEARAKMLAQVGYGSLDELTSAAVPDVIKNAEALDLPGARSEAEVLAELRSLADRNQVLDSMIGLGYYGTFTPPVILRNVMENPAWYTAYTPYQPEISQGRLEALLNFQTMVAELTGLPTSGASLLDEGTAAAEAMALSRRMGKVKDGVFVVDADALPQTIAVIRTRAEPTGVEIVVADLSEGIPAEVAERGVVGVLVQYPGASGAVRDIKPVIDQAHELGAVVTVAADLLALTLLTSPGELGADIAVGTTQRFGVPMGFGGPHAGYMAVREKFARSLPGRLVGVSVDADGNKAYRLALQTREQHIRREKATSNICTAQVLLAVMAGMYAVYHGPDGLKSIARRTHRYATLLAAGLTAGGVEVVHGAYFDTLTVRVPGKAEEFVAAAREGGVNIHLIDADHVSLACDETTTRQQLTAVWGAFGVEADVDALDAAVSDTLPADLLRTDEYLTHPVFHQYRSETSMLRYLRKLADRDYALDRGMIPLGSCTMKLNATTEMEPVTWPEFGQLHPFAPARQAQGYLTLIRELEERLAEVTGYDKVSLQPNAGSQGELAGLLAVRGYHRANGDEQRTVCLIPSSAHGTNAASAVMAGMKVVVVKTADDGEIDVEDLRAKIEKHRDELAVLMITYPSTHGVFEEHVADICASVHEAGGQVYVDGANLNALVGLAKPGHFGGDVSHLNLHKTFCIPHGGGGPGVGPVGVREHLAPYLPNHPLQPAAGPASGVGPISAAPWGSAGILPISWSYVRLMGGEGLKRATQVAVLSANYIAKRLEPHYPVLYTGPAGLVAHECIVDLRPISKATGVSVDDIAKRLIDYGFHAPTMSFPVAGTLMIEPTESEDLVEIDRFCDAMIAIRQEIEKVGSGEWAADDNPLRNAPHTATALGGDWEHGYSREEAVFPEGVDAADKYWPPVRRIDQAYGDRNLVCSCPPLDAYED, encoded by the coding sequence ATGACTGCCACCAATCGCATCCCGCTCTCCGAGCTCGAACAGGGCATTCCCTTCGAGCAGCGGCACATCGGGCCCGATGCGGAAGCGCGGGCCAAGATGCTCGCCCAGGTCGGGTACGGCTCGCTGGACGAGCTGACGTCCGCCGCGGTGCCGGATGTGATCAAGAACGCCGAGGCGCTGGACCTGCCCGGCGCGCGCAGCGAGGCCGAGGTCCTCGCCGAACTGCGCTCCCTCGCGGACCGCAACCAGGTCCTCGACTCCATGATCGGGCTCGGGTACTACGGGACCTTCACCCCGCCGGTCATCCTGCGGAACGTGATGGAGAACCCCGCCTGGTACACCGCGTACACGCCGTACCAGCCCGAGATCTCCCAGGGGCGGCTCGAGGCGCTGCTGAACTTCCAGACCATGGTCGCCGAGCTGACCGGACTGCCCACTTCCGGGGCCTCGCTGCTCGACGAGGGCACGGCCGCCGCCGAGGCCATGGCGCTCTCGCGGCGCATGGGCAAGGTCAAGGACGGCGTCTTCGTCGTCGACGCCGACGCGCTGCCGCAGACCATCGCCGTCATCCGGACCCGCGCCGAGCCGACCGGCGTCGAGATCGTCGTCGCCGACCTGAGCGAGGGCATCCCGGCTGAGGTCGCCGAGCGCGGTGTCGTGGGGGTGCTGGTGCAGTACCCCGGCGCCTCCGGTGCCGTACGCGACATCAAGCCGGTCATCGACCAGGCCCATGAGCTGGGCGCCGTCGTCACCGTCGCCGCCGACCTGCTCGCCCTGACGCTGCTCACCTCGCCCGGTGAGCTCGGCGCGGACATCGCGGTCGGCACGACGCAGCGCTTCGGCGTGCCGATGGGCTTCGGCGGCCCGCACGCCGGCTACATGGCGGTCCGCGAGAAGTTCGCGCGCAGCCTGCCCGGGCGGCTCGTCGGCGTCTCCGTCGACGCCGACGGCAACAAGGCGTACCGGTTGGCGTTGCAGACCCGCGAGCAGCACATCCGCCGCGAGAAGGCCACCAGCAACATCTGTACCGCTCAGGTGCTGCTGGCCGTCATGGCCGGTATGTACGCCGTCTACCACGGCCCCGACGGGCTCAAGTCCATCGCGCGACGCACCCACCGGTACGCGACGCTGCTCGCCGCGGGTCTCACGGCCGGTGGCGTCGAGGTCGTCCACGGCGCGTACTTCGACACGCTGACCGTGCGCGTGCCCGGCAAGGCCGAGGAGTTCGTCGCGGCCGCCCGCGAAGGCGGCGTCAACATCCACCTGATCGACGCCGATCACGTCTCGCTCGCCTGCGACGAGACCACCACGCGCCAGCAGCTGACCGCCGTGTGGGGCGCCTTCGGCGTCGAGGCCGACGTCGACGCGCTCGACGCCGCTGTCTCGGACACGCTGCCCGCGGACCTGCTGCGCACGGACGAGTACCTCACGCACCCGGTCTTCCACCAGTACCGCTCCGAGACCTCGATGCTGCGCTACCTGCGCAAGCTGGCCGACCGTGACTACGCGCTCGACCGCGGCATGATCCCGCTGGGCTCCTGCACCATGAAGCTCAACGCGACCACCGAGATGGAGCCGGTCACCTGGCCCGAGTTCGGGCAGCTGCATCCCTTCGCGCCCGCCCGGCAGGCGCAGGGGTACCTCACCCTCATCAGGGAGCTGGAGGAGCGGCTGGCCGAGGTCACCGGCTACGACAAGGTCTCCCTCCAGCCCAACGCCGGGTCGCAGGGCGAGCTGGCCGGACTGCTCGCCGTACGCGGGTACCACCGCGCCAACGGCGACGAGCAGCGCACCGTCTGCCTCATCCCGTCCTCCGCGCACGGTACGAACGCCGCGAGCGCCGTCATGGCCGGCATGAAGGTCGTCGTCGTGAAGACCGCCGACGACGGTGAGATCGACGTCGAGGACCTGCGGGCCAAGATCGAGAAGCACCGCGACGAGCTGGCGGTGCTCATGATCACGTACCCCTCCACGCACGGTGTCTTCGAGGAGCACGTCGCCGACATCTGCGCGTCGGTGCACGAGGCCGGCGGCCAGGTGTACGTCGACGGGGCCAACCTCAACGCACTGGTGGGGCTCGCCAAGCCGGGGCACTTCGGCGGCGACGTCTCGCACCTGAACCTGCACAAGACCTTCTGCATCCCGCACGGCGGCGGCGGCCCCGGCGTCGGCCCGGTCGGAGTGCGCGAGCACCTCGCGCCCTATCTGCCCAACCACCCGTTGCAGCCCGCCGCGGGCCCCGCGAGCGGAGTGGGTCCGATCTCCGCCGCGCCGTGGGGTTCCGCCGGGATCCTGCCGATCTCGTGGTCGTACGTACGTCTGATGGGCGGCGAGGGCCTCAAGCGGGCCACGCAGGTCGCGGTGCTCTCGGCCAACTACATCGCCAAGCGCCTGGAGCCGCACTACCCGGTGCTCTACACCGGGCCGGCCGGGCTCGTCGCGCACGAGTGCATCGTCGATCTGCGGCCGATCAGCAAGGCGACCGGTGTCAGCGTCGACGACATCGCCAAGCGGCTCATCGACTACGGCTTCCACGCGCCGACCATGTCGTTCCCGGTGGCGGGGACGCTGATGATCGAGCCGACGGAGAGCGAGGACCTGGTCGAGATCGACCGGTTCTGTGACGCGATGATCGCCATACGTCAGGAGATCGAGAAGGTCGGCTCCGGCGAGTGGGCCGCCGACGACAACCCGCTGCGGAACGCGCCGCACACCGCGACCGCGCTGGGCGGTGACTGGGAGCACGGTTACAGCCGCGAGGAGGCCGTCTTCCCGGAGGGTGTCGATGCGGCGGACAAGTACTGGCCGCCGGTCCGCCGCATCGACCAGGCGTACGGCGACCGGAACCTGGTCTGCTCGTGCCCGCCGCTGGATGCATACGAGGACTGA
- a CDS encoding PRC-barrel domain-containing protein yields the protein MQTDIDPRNLIGRKAFDRNGAKIGTIDEIYIDDATGAPEWAAIRTGLFSRDAFVPLEPSELVDDGTLHIPFERALIKEAPDFGVGRHLSPAQELQLYHHYGLDTTPPQPPPPDHDFGNLADRDPT from the coding sequence GTGCAGACCGATATCGATCCGCGCAACCTGATCGGCCGCAAGGCGTTCGACCGGAACGGGGCCAAGATCGGCACGATCGACGAGATCTACATCGACGACGCCACCGGCGCACCGGAGTGGGCGGCCATACGGACCGGCCTGTTCAGCCGCGACGCCTTCGTCCCGCTCGAACCGAGCGAACTGGTCGACGACGGCACTCTCCACATCCCCTTCGAGCGCGCCCTGATCAAGGAGGCCCCCGACTTCGGCGTGGGCCGCCATTTGTCTCCCGCCCAGGAGCTCCAGCTCTACCACCACTACGGCCTGGACACCACGCCCCCACAGCCCCCGCCTCCCGACCACGACTTCGGCAACCTGGCAGACCGAGACCCCACCTGA
- a CDS encoding DNA polymerase IV, with protein sequence MRSAPTILHLDMDAFYASAEQAAKPSLRGKAVVVGGLGPRGVVATASYEARRFGVHSAMPMGQARRLAPNAAYLVPRFGLYREISEQVMGLLRELSPLVEPLSLDEAFVDLEAGGVADDEASARAVGERLRADIRAVTGLTGSVGLAASKMLAKIASEEAKPDGLRLIAPGTERALLGPMSVRTLPGVGPATGDHLRRAGITTVEEIAEAGQDELVRLLGKAHGGSLYAMALALDERPVVAERESKSVSVEDTYDVDIHDRVRVRAEVARLADRCVQRLRAAGHSGRTIVLKVRRFDFSTLTRSETLRGPTDDPGVVREAAARLLESVDTTGGVRLLGVGVSGLADYTQEDLFAQAQAEAAQGEAAQGETGGEVDAPAPGEAVSGEPEAVSQAEEPAVPVERRWAAGIDVRHAEYGHGWVQGSGLGRVTVRFETPGSEPGRVRTFRTDDPKLEPAEPLPLVGVGTRSEAAAGAGVVELS encoded by the coding sequence GTGAGAAGCGCGCCGACGATTCTGCATCTGGACATGGATGCCTTCTACGCGTCCGCCGAGCAGGCCGCGAAGCCGAGTCTGCGTGGGAAGGCCGTCGTGGTGGGCGGCCTCGGGCCCCGAGGGGTCGTGGCCACTGCCTCGTATGAGGCGCGGCGGTTCGGTGTGCACTCCGCGATGCCGATGGGGCAGGCCCGGCGGCTTGCGCCGAACGCCGCGTATCTCGTGCCGCGCTTCGGGCTCTACCGCGAGATCAGCGAGCAGGTGATGGGCCTGCTGCGGGAGCTGTCGCCGCTGGTGGAGCCGCTGAGCCTGGACGAGGCCTTCGTGGACCTGGAGGCGGGTGGTGTCGCCGATGACGAGGCGTCGGCCAGGGCGGTGGGGGAGCGGCTGCGGGCGGACATCAGGGCGGTGACGGGGCTGACCGGGTCGGTGGGGCTCGCCGCGTCCAAGATGCTGGCGAAGATCGCCTCGGAGGAGGCCAAGCCGGATGGGCTCAGGCTGATAGCACCGGGGACGGAGCGGGCGCTGCTGGGGCCGATGTCGGTGCGGACGTTGCCCGGCGTGGGGCCGGCCACCGGCGATCATCTGCGGCGGGCCGGGATCACCACTGTCGAGGAGATCGCGGAGGCCGGGCAGGACGAGCTCGTACGGCTGCTGGGCAAGGCGCACGGAGGATCGTTGTACGCGATGGCGCTGGCGCTCGACGAGCGGCCCGTGGTGGCCGAGCGGGAGAGCAAGTCGGTCAGCGTCGAGGACACGTACGACGTGGACATCCACGACCGGGTGCGGGTCAGGGCGGAGGTCGCGCGGCTCGCCGACCGGTGCGTGCAGCGGTTGCGTGCGGCGGGGCACTCCGGGCGGACCATCGTGCTGAAGGTGCGGCGGTTCGACTTCTCGACGCTGACGCGGTCCGAGACGCTGCGGGGGCCCACGGACGATCCCGGAGTGGTGCGGGAGGCCGCGGCGCGGCTGCTGGAGTCCGTGGACACCACGGGCGGGGTGCGGCTGCTCGGTGTGGGTGTTTCGGGGCTCGCCGACTACACGCAGGAGGACCTCTTCGCCCAGGCGCAGGCCGAGGCGGCGCAGGGGGAGGCGGCGCAGGGGGAGACGGGAGGCGAGGTGGATGCCCCCGCGCCCGGGGAGGCTGTGTCCGGGGAGCCGGAGGCCGTCTCGCAGGCCGAGGAGCCGGCGGTGCCTGTGGAGCGGAGGTGGGCCGCCGGGATCGATGTCCGCCATGCCGAGTACGGGCACGGGTGGGTGCAGGGGAGCGGCCTGGGCCGGGTGACCGTGCGGTTCGAGACGCCGGGGTCGGAGCCGGGGCGGGTACGGACGTTCAGGACCGACGATCCGAAGCTGGAGCCCGCGGAGCCGTTGCCGCTGGTGGGGGTGGGGACGCGGAGTGAGGCAGCGGCGGGGGCCGGGGTGGTGGAGTTGAGCTGA
- a CDS encoding MerR family transcriptional regulator: MRSSGDGTAVGGPYPLHSSATDHSPKPMAVQGSGDATFENSEQIGYRGPTACAAAGITYRQLDYWARTGLVEPSVRAAGGSGTQRLYSFRDVVVLKVVKRFLDTGVSLQNIRTTVQHLRERGFCDLERMTLMSDGATVYECTSPSEVHDLLQGGQGIFGIAVGVVWRDVEAALSQLHGERIDTGETLIGNNPGDELARRRNRAV, from the coding sequence GTGAGAAGCAGCGGCGACGGTACGGCGGTGGGCGGTCCGTACCCGCTTCACAGCAGCGCGACCGATCACTCTCCGAAACCGATGGCGGTCCAGGGGAGCGGGGACGCGACGTTCGAGAATTCCGAGCAGATCGGGTACCGCGGGCCGACCGCGTGCGCGGCCGCGGGCATCACGTACCGACAGCTCGACTACTGGGCCCGGACGGGTCTGGTCGAGCCCAGCGTGCGCGCCGCCGGGGGCTCCGGGACCCAGCGGCTCTACAGCTTCCGTGACGTCGTCGTCCTGAAGGTCGTCAAGAGGTTCCTCGATACCGGGGTATCGCTACAGAACATCCGTACGACGGTCCAGCATCTGCGGGAGCGCGGATTCTGTGATCTTGAGCGGATGACCCTGATGAGCGACGGGGCGACGGTCTACGAGTGCACCTCGCCCAGCGAGGTGCACGACCTCCTCCAAGGCGGTCAGGGGATCTTCGGGATCGCCGTGGGTGTGGTGTGGCGTGATGTCGAGGCCGCGCTGTCCCAGCTGCACGGGGAGCGGATCGACACCGGGGAGACGCTCATCGGGAACAACCCCGGCGACGAACTTGCCAGGCGGCGCAACAGAGCGGTCTGA
- a CDS encoding bifunctional nuclease family protein, giving the protein MNELDVVGVRVEMPSNQPIVLLREVGGDRYLPIWIGPGEATAIAFAQQGMAPARPLTHDLFKDVLEAVGQELSEVRITDLREGVFYAELVFASGVEVSARPSDAIALALRTGTPIYGSDGVLDDAGIAIPDEQEDEVEKFREFLDQISPEDFGTNSQ; this is encoded by the coding sequence GTGAACGAGCTCGACGTCGTAGGTGTCCGGGTCGAAATGCCCTCCAACCAGCCGATCGTGCTCCTGCGTGAAGTGGGAGGCGACCGGTACCTCCCCATCTGGATCGGACCAGGTGAGGCGACCGCCATCGCCTTCGCGCAGCAGGGCATGGCACCCGCACGGCCGCTGACCCACGACCTGTTCAAGGACGTGCTGGAGGCCGTGGGCCAGGAGCTCTCCGAAGTGCGCATCACGGACCTCCGTGAAGGCGTCTTCTACGCCGAACTGGTCTTCGCCAGTGGTGTGGAGGTGAGCGCACGGCCGTCCGACGCCATAGCGCTGGCGCTGCGCACCGGGACGCCGATCTACGGTAGTGACGGTGTCCTGGACGACGCCGGCATCGCGATCCCGGACGAGCAGGAGGACGAGGTGGAGAAGTTCCGCGAGTTCCTCGACCAGATCTCGCCCGAGGACTTCGGCACCAACAGCCAGTGA
- a CDS encoding MerR family transcriptional regulator — MLQTPRGGAGNGTASADHRLMSIGAVLNALRDEFPEVTISKIRFLEAEGLIEPQRTPSGYRKFSPEDVERLAHVLRMQRDHYLPLKVIREHLEALERGERPSLPTLGRQRDGGGAEGLDEAEEPTAARVGREELLAVAEIDERQLDEWETYGLVARLPDGGYDAEAVTVASLVVELGRFGIEPRHLRAMKAAADREAGLVDQVVAPLRRHRNPQTRAHAEARTKELAGLTGKLHSALVQTALGVRVP, encoded by the coding sequence ATGCTTCAAACACCGAGGGGCGGTGCCGGAAACGGCACCGCCTCCGCGGATCATCGGCTGATGAGCATCGGCGCCGTGCTGAACGCACTGCGCGATGAGTTTCCCGAGGTCACGATCTCCAAGATTCGTTTCCTGGAGGCCGAGGGGCTCATCGAGCCGCAGCGCACCCCTTCCGGCTACCGGAAGTTCAGTCCGGAGGACGTCGAGCGGCTCGCTCACGTCCTACGGATGCAGCGCGACCACTATCTGCCGCTCAAGGTCATCAGGGAGCACCTGGAGGCGCTGGAGCGCGGCGAGAGGCCTTCACTGCCCACTCTGGGGCGCCAGCGGGACGGCGGCGGCGCCGAGGGCCTGGACGAGGCCGAGGAGCCTACGGCCGCCCGTGTGGGCCGTGAGGAGCTGCTGGCCGTCGCCGAGATCGATGAGCGGCAGCTCGACGAATGGGAGACGTACGGCCTTGTCGCGCGGCTGCCGGACGGCGGTTACGACGCGGAGGCCGTCACAGTCGCCTCGCTCGTCGTCGAACTCGGCCGGTTCGGTATCGAGCCACGCCATCTGCGGGCCATGAAGGCCGCCGCCGACCGGGAGGCGGGGCTCGTCGACCAGGTCGTGGCGCCTTTGCGGCGGCACCGCAATCCGCAGACCAGGGCCCATGCGGAGGCCCGTACCAAAGAACTGGCGGGCCTCACGGGGAAGCTGCATTCGGCCCTCGTGCAGACCGCTCTCGGCGTCAGAGTGCCCTGA
- a CDS encoding FHA domain-containing protein, translating into MFGGYGRCEDVWFTDECRCVQSGFVLPHGRVCFGQGESPVKLFAKLFGKSAREDSGNPATARHRAPRHGDAEGQGGERPMFRDQVTGPGGDISGGQGASSVDPAGPGRIGFGEPSTSGTGGGFTPGPHASHAPSGQPRQEDPSMALVCTRCGNRNAEASRFCSNCGAPLRAGAAPERASETTSTISISGLEAYDSEVTGQTPSPALSPEAQAAVDALPLGSALLVVRRGPNSGSRFLLDGELTTAGRHPQSDIFLDDVTVSRRHVEFRRVQDGSFTVADVGSLNGTYVNRERIDSVALSNGDEVQIGKYRLVFYASQRSVGI; encoded by the coding sequence CTGTTTGGTGGATACGGACGTTGTGAGGATGTCTGGTTCACCGATGAATGCCGGTGTGTGCAATCAGGGTTCGTCCTGCCCCACGGGCGGGTCTGTTTCGGTCAAGGGGAATCGCCCGTGAAGTTGTTTGCGAAGTTGTTCGGCAAGAGTGCACGTGAGGACAGCGGCAACCCCGCCACTGCCCGACACCGTGCCCCACGCCATGGAGATGCCGAGGGGCAGGGGGGCGAGCGCCCCATGTTCCGGGATCAGGTGACTGGTCCAGGTGGTGACATTTCGGGCGGACAGGGCGCGTCATCTGTTGACCCTGCCGGTCCCGGCCGCATAGGTTTCGGGGAACCGTCAACCTCAGGTACGGGTGGAGGGTTTACCCCCGGCCCGCACGCATCCCATGCCCCCTCGGGGCAGCCGCGGCAGGAGGACCCGTCCATGGCCCTGGTGTGTACGAGGTGCGGGAACCGCAACGCCGAGGCGAGCCGGTTCTGCTCCAACTGCGGTGCGCCGCTGCGCGCCGGGGCGGCGCCCGAGCGCGCGTCCGAGACGACCTCGACGATCTCCATCTCGGGCCTTGAGGCCTATGACTCGGAGGTCACGGGGCAGACGCCGTCCCCCGCGCTCTCCCCGGAGGCGCAGGCCGCCGTCGACGCGCTGCCGCTCGGCTCGGCGCTCCTCGTCGTGCGTCGCGGGCCGAACTCGGGCAGTCGTTTCCTGCTCGACGGAGAGCTGACCACGGCGGGGCGTCACCCGCAGAGCGACATCTTCCTGGACGACGTGACGGTGTCGCGTCGCCACGTGGAGTTCCGTCGCGTCCAGGACGGTTCCTTCACCGTCGCCGACGTGGGCAGCCTCAACGGCACGTACGTCAACCGGGAGCGCATCGACTCCGTCGCGCTGTCGAACGGCGACGAGGTGCAGATCGGTAAGTACCGACTGGTCTTCTACGCGAGCCAGCGCAGCGTCGGCATCTGA
- a CDS encoding DUF881 domain-containing protein, translating into MSADETPQYRRREELPAEVPAEPETPAAPVQGPKSLTGRQRLAKGLWPPRVTRPQLIVALLLFVLGLGLAIQVRSNNDSSALRGARQEDLVRILDELDDRTQRLEEEKRRLEEQRTGLENSSDQAEEARKQTAERERQLGILAGTVAAQGPGITLAIEDKKGAIEADMLLDAIQELRAAGAEAIQINNVRVVASTHLSDADGGGVRVDGREVGEPYLFKVIGKPQDLEPALNIPGGVVQTLEKEQATVAVTRSEKIVVSALRPAKRPDYARSSSQ; encoded by the coding sequence ATGAGCGCCGACGAGACGCCCCAGTACCGCCGCCGCGAGGAACTCCCCGCCGAGGTCCCGGCCGAGCCCGAGACCCCCGCCGCGCCCGTCCAGGGGCCGAAGAGCCTCACCGGCCGCCAGCGGCTGGCCAAGGGCCTGTGGCCGCCGCGGGTGACCAGGCCCCAACTCATCGTGGCCCTGCTGCTGTTCGTGCTCGGCCTCGGCCTGGCCATCCAGGTGCGGTCCAACAACGACAGCAGCGCCCTGCGCGGCGCGCGTCAGGAAGATCTCGTACGCATCCTCGATGAACTGGATGACCGTACTCAGCGTCTGGAAGAGGAGAAGCGGCGCCTCGAGGAGCAGCGGACCGGTCTTGAGAACAGCTCGGACCAGGCCGAAGAGGCGCGCAAGCAGACGGCCGAGCGCGAAAGGCAACTCGGCATCCTGGCAGGCACGGTGGCGGCCCAAGGGCCCGGCATCACGCTCGCCATCGAGGACAAGAAGGGGGCGATCGAGGCGGACATGCTGCTCGACGCCATTCAGGAGCTGCGCGCCGCCGGCGCCGAGGCGATCCAGATCAACAACGTACGCGTGGTGGCCAGCACCCATCTTTCGGACGCCGACGGCGGTGGCGTCCGGGTGGACGGCCGCGAGGTCGGCGAACCGTACCTCTTCAAGGTGATCGGCAAGCCGCAGGATCTGGAACCTGCGCTGAACATCCCGGGCGGTGTGGTGCAGACTCTGGAGAAGGAGCAGGCCACGGTCGCCGTGACCCGCTCGGAGAAGATCGTCGTAAGTGCCTTGCGACCTGCGAAGCGGCCTGACTACGCTCGGTCGTCCTCCCAGTGA
- a CDS encoding small basic family protein, producing MIAVLGLVVGVVAGLLVRPEVPAVVEPYLPIAVVAALDAVFGGLRAMLDGIFDDKVFVVSFLSNVVVAALIVFLGDKLGVGAQLSTGVVVVLGIRIFSNAAAIRRHIFRA from the coding sequence GTGATCGCCGTACTGGGCCTCGTCGTGGGAGTCGTGGCCGGATTGTTGGTTCGGCCCGAGGTTCCGGCGGTGGTCGAGCCGTACCTTCCCATCGCCGTGGTCGCGGCTCTCGACGCCGTGTTCGGCGGGTTGCGCGCGATGCTCGACGGCATCTTCGACGACAAGGTCTTCGTGGTGTCGTTCCTGTCGAACGTGGTGGTGGCCGCGCTGATCGTCTTCCTGGGCGACAAGTTGGGCGTCGGCGCCCAGCTGTCCACCGGCGTGGTCGTGGTCCTCGGTATCCGGATCTTCTCCAACGCCGCCGCGATCCGTCGGCACATCTTCAGGGCGTGA